A single genomic interval of Zobellia nedashkovskayae harbors:
- a CDS encoding VOC family protein, with product MVFEHFALNVADIKKRVDWFVTHLGLKVVVAKEKAPFMTFLADSTDRVIMELYQKEEEPLSNFKERQPATFHIAFVSDDAEADKQRLMTEGATFVEEVKREDGTHLVMLRDPWGMPLQLCERPIKF from the coding sequence ATGGTTTTTGAACATTTTGCACTGAACGTTGCGGATATAAAGAAAAGAGTGGACTGGTTTGTGACCCATTTGGGTCTTAAAGTAGTAGTTGCCAAAGAAAAGGCGCCTTTCATGACTTTTTTGGCAGATTCTACAGATAGGGTAATAATGGAGTTATATCAAAAAGAGGAAGAGCCTTTAAGTAATTTTAAGGAACGCCAGCCTGCAACTTTTCATATAGCTTTTGTTTCTGATGATGCGGAGGCCGATAAACAAAGACTTATGACAGAAGGGGCCACGTTTGTGGAAGAGGTGAAAAGAGAAGACGGCACGCATTTGGTCATGCTTCGTGATCCATGGGGAATGCCATTACAACTTTGCGAACGGCCAATAAAATTCTAA